A single genomic interval of Helianthus annuus cultivar XRQ/B chromosome 6, HanXRQr2.0-SUNRISE, whole genome shotgun sequence harbors:
- the LOC110944544 gene encoding protein FAR1-RELATED SEQUENCE 5-like, protein MRKRYGGFENVGATVDDCKNFRTRINRYIGEYGTDMVINRLTEKKKQYLVDFSFEYSIDEDKRLTGLFWDDGLCKRNFMEFGDVISFDATFKTNKYKMVFVPFTGIDNHCRNVTHRARLLASEGIDSYKWLLNSFVKSFRRQPKVVVTDQDPAMKQAIKEVFTTSRHRLCMWLIMKKVADKVGHELCNNDEFKRRMCDIVWIDSIEPEEFERQWKLVMIEYGLTQNKWIDDMFAMRYMWIPAFYRHEPMSGLMRTASRSESENHFFCQVANSQLTLVEFMNHFDGAMDVQRFNHRKNGHISRLLSLMIGANLLWKKMLLRYTPGLYSLISK, encoded by the exons atgaggaaacgttaCGGTGGTTTCGAGAATGTTGGTGCCACGGTCGATGATTGCAAAAACTTTAGGACTCGAATTAACAGATATATAGGAGAATATGGCACTGACATGGTGATCAATAGGTTGaccgaaaaaaaaaaacagtattTAGTTGATTTTTCGTTTGAATATTCTATTGATGAGGACAAACGGTTAACTGGTTTGTTCTGGGATGATGGGTTATGCAAGCGTAACTTTATGGAGTTCGGGGATGTGATATCGTTCGAtgcaactttcaagacaaacaa gtacaagatggtgtttgttccgttCACTGGGATTGACAACCACTGTCGAAATGTAACCCATAGAGCTAGGTTGTTGGCATCGGAGGGCATTGACTCTTATAAATGGCTTCTCAATTCATTCGTAAAGTCATTTAGACGACAGCCAAAGGTTGTAGTGACGGACCAAGACCCTGCGATGAAGCAGGCTATTAAGGAGGTTTTTACTACCAGTAGACACAGATTGTGCATGTGGCTcataatgaaaaaagtggcagataag GTTGGACACGAGTTGTGTAATAatgatgagtttaaaaggaggatgtgcgaTATTGTATGGATTGATTCCATTGAGCCTGAAGAATTTGAgagacagtggaagttggtgatgATTGAGTATGGTCTCACACAAAAtaaatggattgatgatatgtttgcGATGAGATACATGTGGATTCCGGCTTTTTACCGGCATGAGCCCATGTCTGGACTCATGCGAACAGCTTCGAGATCAGAGAGCGAGAATCATTTTTTTTGCCAGGTGGCAAATTCACAACTCACTCTtgtagagtttatgaatcattttgacGGTGCAATGGATGTCCAAAGGTTCAATCACAGAAAGAATGGTCATATTTCAAGATTACTGAGTCTGATGATTGGAGCAAACCTACtttggaaaaagatgctgctaagatATACACCAGGTCTATATTCTTTGATCAGCAAATAG